The genomic interval CATGTGCTCGCGGTCGTCCCCGGGGACCGGCGCGTGGACCTGGACGCGGTCCGGGCGCTGTTCGCCGCGCGCTATGTCGGGTTCAGCGATGCGCAGACCGCCGAGCGGCTGGCCCGCGCGATCCCCGGTACGGTCCTGCCGTTCAGCTTCGATCCCGAGCTGGAGGTCGTCGCCGATCCGGAGGTCGTGAAGCAGCCCCGGCTGTACTTCAACGCCGCCCGGCTGGACCGGTCGCTGTGCATGTCGGGGGCCGACTACGAGCGGTTGGCGAAGCCGAGGGTGGAGCCCGTCGCGAGTCCTCCGCTGTCGGATTCGCTGCCGGGGTGACGCCCTCTCACACCGTCTCGTCGGCCGGCTCGCGCAGCGGCCAGACGCCGTCGACCACGGCCGTCGCGTCGCCCTTGCGGCGCAGGAAGCTCTGGAAGTCCGCCGCCCACTCGGCATACCACTCGATCTGGCGGTGGTGGAGCTCCGCCGGTCCGAGGGCCGCGACCTTCGGGTGGCGCACGGCTATCGCGCAGGCCAGCCGGGCCGCGGCGAGCGCGTCGGCACAGGCGTCATGGGCGGTGTCGAGCGCGACGCCGTACTCCGTGCAGACCGCTTCGAGGTTGCGCTTGCCTCGGCGGTAGCGGTCCACCGAGCGGTCGATGGTGTACGGGTCGATGACCGGTGCGGGGTCGAGGCCGCCCAGGCGCTCACGCAGGGACGGCAGGCCGTAGCGGCGCAGTTCGGCGGAGAGGAGGCTCAGGTCGAAGGCGGCGTTGTAGGCGACGACCGGGACGCCCGTCTTCCAGTAGGTCGTGAGGACGTCCGCGATGGCGTCGGCGACCTGGTCGGCGGGGCGGCCCTCGGCGGCCGCCCGCTCGTTGCTGATCCCGTGGACCGCCACGGCGTCCGCCGGGATCTCCATGCCCGGATCCGCCAGCCACTCCCGGCGCCCCAGGGACTGCCCGTCCCTGAGCTCGATCACGGCAGCCGTGACGATGCGCGCCTCGCGCGGATCGGTGCCGGTGGTCTCCAGGTCGAAGCCGATCAGCAGCTCTCGGTGCCAGCCCATGGGCGGTCCCCCTTCTTGGTGGTGCTTTCCCCCAGTGGTCTCCACCTTCCCATGGGCCACTGACAATCAGAGGACCGCATTCCGCTTGGCATCGCCGACACACCGGAAACCGGGGACACTTCAGGACACCGGACGCGAATCCGCCCAGTTCGTCTCGAACTCCTCGCGG from Streptomyces sp. CC0208 carries:
- a CDS encoding YbaK/EbsC family protein produces the protein MPGDDAYDTDTDTHDTHDRLISLLDASSVDYQLIDHAPEGTTDAVCALRGHPASEAAKCIVLRVKVDRRTTRHVLAVVPGDRRVDLDAVRALFAARYVGFSDAQTAERLARAIPGTVLPFSFDPELEVVADPEVVKQPRLYFNAARLDRSLCMSGADYERLAKPRVEPVASPPLSDSLPG
- a CDS encoding 3'-5' exonuclease, translating into MGWHRELLIGFDLETTGTDPREARIVTAAVIELRDGQSLGRREWLADPGMEIPADAVAVHGISNERAAAEGRPADQVADAIADVLTTYWKTGVPVVAYNAAFDLSLLSAELRRYGLPSLRERLGGLDPAPVIDPYTIDRSVDRYRRGKRNLEAVCTEYGVALDTAHDACADALAAARLACAIAVRHPKVAALGPAELHHRQIEWYAEWAADFQSFLRRKGDATAVVDGVWPLREPADETV